A window of the Clostridiisalibacter paucivorans DSM 22131 genome harbors these coding sequences:
- a CDS encoding TetR/AcrR family transcriptional regulator, translating to MNDLSDTKKRILDVSLDLFSKNGYSGTSIRQIARSVGVSESAIYNHFKGKDKIIKTLFEIYGTNRAKEFISKIDEYDDFLYNPDEFLKSHVMDNILDVVFNDETNKFLKVVMMEVFCINMARDITANEIIGFAKDKLSDLFQKMIERGVIKDYNPEVLANEFLAPLALINLEHLIKNNENNIDYYKRQIKEHIDFFWNSIKLK from the coding sequence ATGAATGATTTAAGTGATACCAAAAAGAGAATATTAGATGTATCATTGGACCTTTTTTCTAAGAATGGATATAGTGGAACATCTATAAGACAGATAGCCAGAAGTGTAGGGGTCAGTGAAAGTGCCATATATAATCATTTTAAAGGCAAAGATAAAATAATTAAGACTTTATTTGAGATATATGGTACAAATAGAGCCAAGGAATTTATAAGTAAAATAGATGAATATGATGATTTTTTATATAATCCTGATGAATTTTTAAAATCTCATGTAATGGATAATATTTTAGATGTTGTTTTTAATGATGAAACCAATAAATTTTTAAAGGTAGTTATGATGGAAGTATTTTGTATAAATATGGCTAGAGATATAACGGCTAATGAAATAATTGGTTTTGCTAAAGATAAATTGAGTGATTTATTTCAAAAAATGATAGAAAGAGGGGTCATTAAAGATTACAATCCAGAAGTTTTGGCAAATGAATTTTTGGCTCCATTGGCACTAATAAATTTAGAACATTTAATAAAAAACAATGAAAATAATATAGATTATTATAAAAGACAAATAAAAGAGCATATAGATTTCTTTTGGAATTCCATTAAATTAAAATAA
- a CDS encoding 2-hydroxyacyl-CoA dehydratase: MNNILNVGLDVGSTTIKMVIIDQKTNIIFKDYKRHFSDIKNTVVSMISSAKDVLQRNRLTIMITGSGGMGISRILDIPFIQEVIACTNTIERVIPDTDVAIELGGEDAKITYMGKSMEQRMNGTCAGGTGAFIDQMSALLQTDPSGLNALAKKHHTIYPIASRCGVFAKTDIQPLLNEGASKEDVAASVLQAVVNQTISGLAQGKPIKGKVAFLGGPLYFMSELRNRFIETLKLKDEDIIFPNNSQYFVAIGAALSSRDEMPRSFECLYDRLPDINVSSEGKNVLSEPLFIDKTEYESFKRRHNRHKANRVSINEYKGKAYLGIDAGSTTTKIVLINEEGDILESYYGSNMGSPLESTIKVLKKLYTKVGDDIEIVNSCVTGYGEGLIKAALKVDIGEIETVSHYKAAEFFLPEVDFVLDIGGQDMKSLKVHDGVIDSIMLNEACSSGCGSFIETFANSLNMGVEEFANSAVNSKNPVDLGTRCTVFMNSRVKQAQKEGAEVSDISAGISISVIKNALYKVIRMRNAEELGENIVVQGGTFYNDAVLRAIEKISGREVIRPDIAGIMGAFGAALIAKYRYIENSKSTLLNYDQLDNFSFKNEMKRCGLCGNNCLLTIKTFSDGRKYVSGNRCERGAGIENRKNDIPNLYEYKYRRVFNYKALSEKEAKRGIIGIPRVLNIYEDYPFWFTFFKELGYRVVLSSRSSKDIYELGMETIPSESVCYPGKLVHGHIVDLIKNKGVEKIFYPCIPYNVKEDKDADNHYNCPIVTSYPETINANMDIIREGNIKFYHPFLPLDNNKRMVKRVMEELKSENLSQIEVKNAISKAYKELNRYKEDVHREGTRALNYIKEKGIKGIVLAGRPYHIDPEINHGIPEMIKSFGFAVISEDALRDKSNIDRPLRVVDQWMYHSRLYAAASYVAKERDLELIQLNSFGCGLDAVTTDQVKEILERYDKIYTVLKIDEISNLGAARIRIRSLLAAIKERDKRDFRPKKLYDIPQKVIFTKEMKKRHTILVPQMSPIHFQFLESATESSGYNLKVLPSVDKEAIDEGLKYVNNDACYPSIITVGQIMEALKSGEYDLDNTSVIISQTGGGCRATNYIAFIRKALRDANMDHVPVISLNAAGMEKNPGFNVSLKMAGKMMMGLVYGDLLMRVLYKTRPYEKIEGSANRVYEQWVEKCKRNIIDGNKKQFKRNIYKIVEDFDELEIDEDVVKPKVGVVGEILVKFHPTANNDIVSILEEEGAEAVVPDLIDFFLYSAFDNKIKYRDLSGSFKNMFLGNIAIEAIEYYRKDMKKALKMSNRFEAPKSIQELAMGAERHLSLANQTGEGWFLTAEMVELIDSGVNNIVCLQPFACLPNHITGKGMIKELRRAYPSSNIAAIDYDPGASEVNQLNRIKLMLSVAFKNLDKGIKAVSSS; encoded by the coding sequence GTGAATAATATATTAAATGTGGGTCTTGATGTGGGTTCAACTACTATAAAAATGGTAATTATTGACCAAAAGACCAATATAATTTTTAAAGACTATAAAAGACATTTTTCAGATATAAAAAATACAGTTGTTTCTATGATAAGTAGTGCGAAGGATGTACTACAAAGAAATAGATTAACAATAATGATAACAGGTTCTGGAGGCATGGGTATATCTAGAATTTTAGATATACCATTTATCCAAGAGGTAATAGCATGTACCAATACTATAGAAAGAGTTATTCCAGATACTGATGTTGCCATAGAATTGGGTGGAGAAGATGCAAAGATAACATATATGGGCAAATCAATGGAACAGAGGATGAATGGTACATGTGCAGGAGGTACTGGAGCATTTATAGATCAGATGTCAGCATTATTGCAAACGGATCCGTCAGGCCTTAATGCTTTAGCCAAAAAGCATCATACAATATATCCCATAGCATCTAGATGTGGAGTATTTGCTAAAACTGATATACAGCCCTTGTTAAATGAAGGGGCTTCAAAGGAAGATGTGGCTGCGTCGGTATTACAAGCAGTAGTAAATCAGACTATAAGTGGATTAGCTCAAGGAAAACCTATAAAAGGTAAGGTAGCTTTTCTCGGAGGTCCCCTTTATTTTATGTCTGAACTTAGAAATAGATTTATAGAGACATTAAAGTTAAAAGATGAGGACATAATATTTCCTAATAATTCTCAGTACTTTGTGGCTATTGGTGCTGCATTGTCTTCTAGAGATGAAATGCCAAGGTCTTTTGAATGTTTATATGATAGATTACCCGATATAAATGTGTCCAGTGAAGGAAAAAACGTACTATCAGAACCTTTGTTTATAGATAAAACAGAATACGAATCCTTTAAAAGACGACATAACAGACATAAGGCCAATAGGGTTTCAATAAATGAGTATAAAGGCAAGGCCTATTTGGGAATAGATGCCGGCTCTACAACAACTAAGATAGTTTTAATAAATGAAGAAGGGGATATATTAGAGTCTTATTATGGAAGTAATATGGGTAGCCCATTGGAATCTACTATAAAGGTATTAAAAAAACTCTATACTAAGGTAGGCGATGATATAGAGATAGTTAATTCCTGTGTAACTGGATATGGTGAAGGACTTATAAAAGCTGCTTTAAAGGTAGATATAGGAGAAATTGAAACAGTATCCCATTATAAAGCGGCAGAGTTTTTCCTTCCAGAGGTTGATTTTGTGTTGGATATTGGAGGACAGGACATGAAAAGCTTAAAGGTCCACGACGGAGTTATAGACTCCATAATGTTGAATGAAGCGTGTTCATCAGGATGTGGCTCCTTTATAGAGACCTTTGCCAATTCCTTAAATATGGGTGTAGAGGAGTTTGCAAATTCAGCGGTAAATTCTAAAAATCCTGTAGACTTGGGTACTAGATGTACTGTATTTATGAATTCAAGGGTAAAACAGGCTCAGAAAGAAGGCGCAGAAGTAAGTGATATATCTGCTGGAATATCCATATCTGTAATAAAAAATGCACTATATAAAGTTATACGAATGAGAAATGCGGAAGAATTAGGAGAAAATATAGTTGTACAGGGTGGCACATTTTATAATGATGCAGTTCTTAGGGCTATAGAAAAGATATCGGGCAGAGAAGTTATAAGACCTGATATTGCAGGGATAATGGGGGCATTTGGGGCAGCGTTGATAGCTAAATATCGCTATATAGAAAATAGTAAATCAACTTTACTGAACTATGATCAATTAGACAATTTTTCATTTAAGAATGAAATGAAAAGATGTGGACTTTGTGGCAATAACTGTCTTTTAACTATAAAAACGTTTTCTGATGGAAGAAAATATGTATCGGGGAATAGATGTGAGCGGGGAGCAGGTATAGAAAATCGTAAAAATGACATCCCAAATCTGTATGAATATAAATATAGAAGAGTGTTTAACTACAAGGCATTATCTGAAAAAGAGGCCAAGAGAGGAATTATAGGTATACCTAGAGTTCTTAATATATATGAAGATTATCCATTTTGGTTTACATTCTTTAAAGAACTGGGATATAGGGTAGTACTTTCTAGCAGATCTTCAAAGGATATATATGAGTTGGGAATGGAAACAATTCCTTCGGAATCGGTATGTTATCCAGGGAAATTGGTACATGGGCATATAGTAGATTTAATAAAAAATAAGGGCGTGGAAAAGATATTTTATCCATGCATTCCATATAATGTAAAAGAGGATAAAGATGCTGATAACCATTATAATTGTCCTATTGTAACATCTTACCCTGAAACTATTAATGCTAATATGGATATCATAAGAGAAGGTAATATAAAGTTTTACCATCCTTTTTTGCCATTAGATAACAATAAAAGAATGGTAAAAAGAGTAATGGAAGAGTTGAAATCTGAGAACTTAAGTCAAATAGAAGTAAAGAATGCTATTTCTAAAGCATATAAAGAACTTAATAGATATAAAGAAGATGTGCATAGAGAAGGTACTAGGGCATTAAATTATATAAAGGAAAAGGGCATTAAGGGGATAGTCCTTGCTGGAAGACCTTATCATATAGATCCAGAAATAAACCATGGGATTCCAGAAATGATTAAGTCTTTTGGGTTTGCAGTTATATCAGAAGATGCATTGAGGGATAAATCCAATATAGATAGGCCTTTGAGGGTTGTGGACCAGTGGATGTATCATTCTAGACTGTATGCAGCTGCTAGTTATGTAGCTAAAGAAAGGGATTTGGAATTGATACAGTTGAATTCATTTGGGTGTGGTTTGGATGCAGTTACTACTGATCAAGTCAAAGAAATATTAGAGAGATACGATAAGATATATACAGTTTTAAAAATTGATGAAATCAGTAATTTAGGAGCTGCAAGAATAAGAATAAGATCTTTACTTGCAGCAATAAAGGAAAGAGATAAGAGAGATTTCCGACCTAAAAAACTTTATGACATACCACAAAAGGTAATTTTTACCAAAGAGATGAAAAAGAGACATACAATATTGGTACCTCAAATGTCACCTATACATTTTCAGTTTTTGGAATCGGCTACTGAATCTTCAGGATATAATCTAAAAGTTCTTCCGTCAGTAGATAAAGAGGCTATAGATGAAGGGCTTAAGTATGTAAATAATGATGCATGTTATCCCTCTATAATAACTGTGGGACAAATAATGGAGGCCTTAAAGTCAGGGGAATATGATTTGGATAATACCTCAGTTATAATATCTCAAACTGGAGGTGGATGTAGGGCTACAAACTATATTGCGTTTATAAGGAAGGCATTGAGAGATGCCAATATGGACCATGTCCCCGTTATTTCATTAAATGCAGCTGGAATGGAAAAAAACCCAGGGTTTAATGTTTCTCTTAAGATGGCAGGGAAAATGATGATGGGACTTGTATATGGTGATCTTCTTATGAGGGTATTGTATAAAACAAGACCCTATGAAAAAATAGAGGGGTCAGCCAATAGAGTTTATGAACAATGGGTAGAGAAATGTAAAAGGAATATAATAGATGGCAATAAAAAACAATTTAAGAGAAATATATATAAAATAGTAGAGGACTTTGATGAATTAGAAATAGATGAAGATGTGGTAAAACCTAAAGTTGGAGTAGTTGGGGAAATATTAGTGAAATTCCATCCTACAGCCAATAATGATATAGTTTCAATATTAGAGGAAGAGGGCGCAGAGGCTGTAGTTCCTGATTTAATAGATTTCTTTTTATACAGTGCCTTTGATAATAAGATAAAATATAGAGATCTATCGGGAAGTTTCAAAAATATGTTTTTAGGAAATATAGCAATAGAGGCTATAGAATACTATAGAAAAGATATGAAAAAGGCTTTAAAAATGAGCAATAGATTTGAAGCACCAAAGAGTATACAGGAATTGGCTATGGGAGCAGAGAGACATTTATCATTGGCTAATCAGACAGGAGAGGGATGGTTTTTGACTGCAGAAATGGTAGAACTAATCGATTCAGGAGTAAATAATATAGTATGTCTTCAACCCTTTGCATGTTTACCTAATCATATAACAGGAAAAGGGATGATAAAAGAGTTGAGAAGGGCTTATCCATCTTCTAACATAGCTGCTATAGATTATGATCCAGGAGCCAGTGAGGTTAACCAACTAAATAGGATAAAGCTTATGTTATCGGTAGCGTTTAAGAATTTAGATAAAGGGATAAAAGCAGTTAGTAGTTCGTAG
- a CDS encoding HD-GYP domain-containing protein has translation MKNNLLGIKVPIDKCTSGMKVISDVKDEFGFILTVSGTILNEKIIERLKNRGIESVLIHNKDVEGIFDLLDDESEDVNFMNIEIKPSTPEIDIESNSVYKSSLRIMDKIMDQVKDSGKLDVKKVKGIMVPLFNEIVSKNNILYCLEILKNKSVSSYSHSVNVAILSGLLGKWMELDKMQILNLIEGGLLHDIGKYKMPINIINKKEYTESDMKLLEKHPILGYKFVLRMKDISIDVKKIILGHHENCDGTGYPFGIIREQMSLETRIISVVDRFDNIYARNNNDSDNINIFTALERLYKEEFTKLDYQPLEIFVRNMLWNHIGRYIYLNDDRIGEVVFINNMAKFKPLIRVDEGIIDLSSEDKVKINKIIQ, from the coding sequence ATGAAAAATAATTTATTGGGCATTAAAGTTCCCATAGACAAGTGTACAAGTGGCATGAAGGTCATATCTGATGTAAAAGATGAATTTGGATTTATACTAACAGTTTCAGGCACGATATTAAATGAAAAAATAATAGAAAGACTTAAGAATAGGGGAATAGAAAGTGTTTTAATACATAACAAAGATGTTGAGGGGATTTTCGATTTATTGGATGATGAATCAGAAGATGTAAATTTTATGAATATAGAAATAAAACCTTCAACTCCTGAAATAGATATAGAGAGTAATAGTGTATATAAAAGTAGCCTAAGGATTATGGATAAGATTATGGATCAAGTAAAGGATTCTGGCAAATTAGATGTAAAAAAGGTTAAAGGCATAATGGTTCCATTATTTAATGAGATAGTTAGCAAGAATAATATATTGTATTGTTTAGAAATATTAAAAAATAAAAGTGTCTCGTCTTATTCCCATAGTGTCAATGTAGCTATACTATCAGGATTATTGGGAAAATGGATGGAACTTGATAAAATGCAAATTTTAAACCTTATAGAGGGTGGATTGCTTCATGATATAGGAAAGTATAAGATGCCTATAAATATTATAAATAAAAAGGAATATACCGAATCAGATATGAAATTATTGGAAAAACATCCTATACTGGGATATAAATTTGTATTAAGAATGAAAGATATATCTATAGATGTAAAAAAAATAATATTGGGGCATCATGAAAATTGTGATGGTACAGGATATCCCTTTGGCATAATTAGGGAACAAATGTCTTTAGAAACTAGGATAATTTCCGTAGTAGACAGATTTGATAATATATATGCTCGCAATAATAATGACAGTGACAATATAAATATTTTTACTGCTTTAGAAAGACTGTATAAAGAAGAATTTACTAAACTAGACTATCAACCCTTAGAAATTTTTGTAAGAAATATGCTTTGGAATCATATTGGGCGATATATATATTTGAATGATGATAGAATAGGAGAAGTTGTTTTTATAAATAATATGGCAAAGTTTAAGCCATTAATAAGGGTAGATGAGGGTATAATAGACCTTTCATCGGAAGATAAAGTAAAGATTAATAAAATTATACAATAA